One window from the genome of Musa acuminata AAA Group cultivar baxijiao chromosome BXJ1-4, Cavendish_Baxijiao_AAA, whole genome shotgun sequence encodes:
- the LOC135582889 gene encoding F-box/kelch-repeat protein SKIP11-like — MLDRKSCLITRALSSSREQESKWVYMTYHLLEITTTKRAPSVEPLELEETAKVKRSKSTELQEPPSSLDESCCPSDDDNHFSDTNSLIGQIGRDMSIKCLVQCSRSDYGTLASLNRAFNSLIRSGDLYKLRRHDGIIEHWIYFSCNINEWEAYDPYCGRWINLPRMPPNDFFMRSDKESLAVGTELLVFGRDYTSRISHIILRYSILTNSWSQGVEMNSPRCLFGSASFGERAIVAGGIDARGTILSSAELYNSETQNWVSLPSMNQPRKMCSGVFMDNKFYVIGGMSSPTDLLTCGEEYDMKKGTWRVIPSMSLGLNGPSGAPPLVAVVNNELYAADYAEKEVRKYDKQSNSWITLGRLPERPDSVNGWGLAFRACGERLIVIGGPRVLGGGMIELNSWTPRDGPPEWNMIASKHCGSFVYNCAVMGC, encoded by the coding sequence ATGTTAGATAGGAAGTCGTGTTTGATCACGAGAGCATTGTCAAGCTCCCGCGAACAAGAATCCAAGTGGGTTTACATGACCTACCATCTCCTTGAGATCACGACCACCAAGCGCGCCCCATCTGTAGAACCTTTAGAGCTAGAAGAAACTGCTAAAGTGAAGAGGTCCAAGTCCACGGAGCTCCAAGAGCCTCCCTCATCTCTTGATGAATCCTGTTGTCCAAGCGATGACGATAACCATTTTTCTGATACAAACTCTCTTATCGGCCAAATTGGCCGTGACATGTCTATCAAGTGTCTGGTTCAATGCTCTCGATCCGACTATGGCACCCTTGCATCCCTCAACCGGGCTTTTAATTCCCTGATACGATCTGGTGACCTCTACAAGCTGCGGCGGCATGATGGGATTATCGAGCACTGGATTTACTTCTCCTGCAACATAAATGAGTGGGAAGCATACGATCCGTATTGTGGTCGCTGGATCAACCTTCCAAGAATGCCCCCGAATGATTTCTTCATGCGCTCGGATAAGGAATCATTGGCTGTGGGCACCGAGCTCCTTGTTTTCGGAAGGGACTATACATCTCGTATTTCCCATATAATACTGAGGTATAGTATTTTAACAAATTCTTGGTCCCAAGGTGTTGAAATGAACTCCCCTAGGTGCTTATTTGGATCTGCCAGCTTTGGAGAGAGAGCTATTGTAGCTGGTGGCATAGATGCTCGAGGTACTATATTGAGTTCTGCAGAGCTTTACAATTCTGAAACACAGAATTGGGTGTCTCTTCCTAGCATGAATCAACCAAGGAAGATGTGCTCAGGTGTCTTCATGGACAACAAGTTCTATGTCATCGGAGGAATGTCTAGCCCTACAGACTTGCTGACATGTGGGGAAGAATATGATATGAAGAAAGGTACTTGGAGGGTTATTCCAAGTATGTCCCTGGGGCTCAATGGCCCGAGTGGTGCACCTCCACTTGTTGCGGTAGTTAATAATGAGCTATATGCAGCTGACTATGCGGAAAAGGAGGTTAGGAAGTATGACAAGCAGAGTAACTCTTGGATCACTTTGGGAAGATTGCCCGAGAGGCCAGATTCAGTAAATGGTTGGGGCCTAGCATTTCGGGCTTGTGGTGAACGGCTCATAGTAATTGGTGGACCACGAGTTCTTGGGGGTGGGATGATTGAACTCAATTCATGGACACCGAGAGATGGGCCTCCAGAGTGGAATATGATTGCCAGCAAGCACTGTGGAAGCTTTGTGTATAACTGTGCTGTGATGGGCTGCTGA